A window from Aphelocoma coerulescens isolate FSJ_1873_10779 unplaced genomic scaffold, UR_Acoe_1.0 HiC_scaffold_100, whole genome shotgun sequence encodes these proteins:
- the LOC138100518 gene encoding M-phase inducer phosphatase 2-like — MPAFGRALKDRKLLRQRMHALPSPQLLPWQSDATVPQEKENVVSTPVMSKEEAKLSARQQRGLSPQRPGKRSQCRQLSRSPSEPGSVARPVLKRGQPSDSDSPVEAKRQRRVAGSPGQEASLEPGAWLEPSRSARREELENLLANDDQELIGDFSKPHLLPTVEGKEPGLKYISPETLAAVLAGHFSSSIESSLVVDCRYPYEYEGGHVKGAVNLPLQRDVEESLLEQPIVPLDSSRRVIVIFHCEFSVERGPKMCKFLRERDRRCHEYPQLHYPELYVLKGGYREFFLQFPSHCEPRDYRPMLHSAFKEELRK; from the exons ATGCCGGCGTTCGGGAGAGCGCTCAAAGA caggaagctccttCGGCAGAGGATGCACGCGTTGCCG tctccccagctgctgccctggcagagcgatgccaccgtgccccaggagaaggagaacgtGGTGAGCACGCCGGTGATgagcaaggaggaggcaaagctg agcgccaggcagcagcgcgggctctccccacagcggCCGGGGAAGCGCAGCCAGTGCCGGCAGCTGTCCCGCTCGCCCTCGGAGCCGGGCAGTGTCGCCAGGCCCGTCCTGAAGCGGGGACAGCCCTCGGACAGCGACAGCCCTGTGGAGGCCAAGCGGCAGAGGAGGGTggccggcagccctggccaggaggcgtcgctggagccg ggagcgtggctggagccttcccgctccgcccggcgtGAGGAGCTCGAGAACCTGCTGGCCAACGATGACCAGGAGCTCATCGGGGATTTCTCCAAG cctcacctcctgccGACGGTGGAGGGCAAGGAGCCGGGCCTGAAGTACATCTCTCCTGAGACG ctggcggcggtgctggcggggcacttcagcagcagcatcgagAGCAGCCTCGTCGTGGACTGCCGCTATCCCTACGAGTACGAGGGGGGCCACGTCAAG GGCGCTGTCAACCTGCCGCTGCAGCGGGACGTGGAGGaatcgctgctggagcagcccatcgtgcccctggactccagcaggagggtgatcgtcatcttccactgcgagttctctgttgagcgggggcccaaaat GTGCAAGTTCCTGCGGGAGAGGGATCGCCGCTGCCACGAGTACCCCCAGCTGCACTACCCCGAGCTGTACGTGCTGAAGGGCGGCTACCGGGAGTTCTTCCTCCAGTTCCCG agccactgcgagccccgggactatcggcccatgctgcactccgcgttcaaggaggagctgcgcaag